The genomic interval TATTAAAAGCAGAATAGTCGCAAATATGTAAGCTATATATACATTGATGCTTCCCGACTGTAATTTTCTTGTGACTTTAGCTGTTTTCATAATTAAGTAAAGAATAGGACTATAAATATATTTGTTGAAAAAAGGAGTTGTTGATATTTCATGCTTAAAAGATGTCGTGTGGTAAAAAGAATCTTTTATCTTTTCCGTCTTCGTTTGCGGCAACAGGAAAAAACTAAAAGCGAGCCTGAACGGCTTTGAAAATCCCGTAGCTGTATATTCACCCCGATTAGGAAATCGGGGTTCACATCTTGGCGTCAGATTGTAATAACCGCAATCCCATGTTTTGTTTATTAAAACTTTTTGGAAGGGGAGCGCTCTGCGGATAATAAAATATGCAGTAGCTATAATTAGTAAAAACAATATCAAAATTAACGGTGTTGATAAATATATCGGGTTTTTGCTTTGTGTAATAAGGGTAAAGTTGTTAAGGGCAAAAGATGTATTTAAATGAATGTTTGTAATGTATTGAGAAAGATGTGATAGGTATTTAACAATCGGTACAGCAAGAAGTCCAAAGAGAACGGCAAGAAGAGATAAAAATACCATTGAAAATTTCATACTGAAAGGAACTTCGACTGCTTCTTCCGCTTTCTTGCTTCTTGAAAGGGATAGGAATGTGATGCCAAAAGCTTTGACAAAACATGCGGCTGCAAGCCCTCCCGTTAATGCAAGAGAAGCGGCGGCTATCCCAAGAAAAATCCTGAAAAAGCCTGAACTGTTAAGGGCTCCCAGAAAAAGCGCTTGCAGGGTCAGCCATTCGCTTACAAATCCGTTTAACGGCGGAAGGGCGGAAATTGCCATGGAGCCTATAAGGAAGCAGGCAGCGGTATACGGCATTTTTTTTATAAGCCCGCCGAGTTTTTCTATATCAAGTGATTCTGTTGCTTTGTAAATACTCCCCGCGCATAAAAAGAGCAGGCCTTTAAATATTGCGTGATTTATCAAATGGTAGAGACCGGCGATTAAAGATAAGATAGCTAAAGATGGGATGTCCATTTTTAAAAAAATCATAGAGGCGCCAATTCCGAGCAGGATTATCCCTATATTTTCAACACTGTGGTAGGCTAATAATTTTTTCATATCATGCTCTATTAATGCGTAGATTACTCCGACAAGGCATGATATTGCCGCTAAAATAACGACAAGTACTCCCCACCATAAATTGTGTATTCCCAAAATAATAAAAACAAATCTAAGGAGCCCGTAGATTGCCGTTTTTATCATAACGCCGGACATTATGCTTGAAATATGGCTTGGCGCTTGCGGATGCGCGTAAGGAAGCCATATGTGGAGGGGGACAATTCCGGCTTTTGTTCCAAAACCGATCAATAAAAAGAGAAATATAAGATTTTTTGTGCCGGAAGGAATCAACTCCACGGCATTTTTCATTGCGATAAAATCAAAAGACTTTGAATAATTAAACAGCATAAGAATAGCGGCGGTAATAAAGGTTGTTCCAATATGGGTCATGATGATATAAATCGTCCCGGCCTGGATGGATTTTGATTTTTTTGAATCAAAAACAACAAGAAAATAAGAGATTAAGGACATTAGCTCCCACATAATCAAAAAGAAAAAACCGTTATTTGTCGTAACAACCCCCAACATTGAAAAGATAAAACCAAGGCTTAATATCCATGAAAGGGCTATTTTGCGGGAAGAATATTCATTTTTTAAATAACCTATTGAAAAAACAAGAGAGGGAAAAGATATAATTAAAATGACAAATACAAAAAATAGAGAAAGGGGGTCACATGGAAAAAAGGAAGCAAAACAAAGAGCAGACATTTATTTTTATTTTAGAACTAAAGGCTTTATTTGTCAAATAAATGGAAGTGACATGGTTTATAAAAGTTGATATAATTTCTTCATATGCGAAAAATCTTTCTTTATGATACAACACTTCGAGATGGTGCTCAAACCGAAGGAATATCTTTTACCGTAAAAGATAAACTTAAAATTGTGTCTCTTCTTGATGATCTTGGGATTGACTATATCGAAGGTGGATGGCCGGGGAGCAACCCTAAAGATATAGAATTTTTTAAAGAGGCAAAGAAGTTAAAACTTAAACATGCAAAAATCGCCGCTTTTTCTTCCACAAAAAGGGCAAATATTAAAATAGAGGAAGATAAAAATATTCAGACTTTGCTTGAGGCAGATACCCCTGTTTTTACGATTTTTGGTAAAACATGGGATTTTCATGTAACAGATGCGCTTAAAACTACATTGGAAGAAAATCTTAATATGATTTCTGATACTGTCTCTTATCTAAAGAGCAAAGGAAAGGAAGTTGTTTTTGATGCGGAACATTTTTTTGACGGTTTTAAAAACAATCCTGAATATGCTTTCAAATGCTTAAAATCGGCCGAAGATGCGGGCGCTGATATTTTATGTCTTTGTGATACAAATGGAGGGACACTTTCTTTTGAAATAGAAAAAATTTTAGCCGAAGTCAAAAAGCATATCAAAATATATTTTGGCATTCATGCTCACAATGACTCAGAGTGCGCTGTTTCTGTCTCAGAAATGGCGGTTTTCTGCGGAGCAACTCAAGTTCAGGGGACAATTAATGGGTATGGGGAGCGATGTGGAAATGCGAATCTTTGTTCCATATTGCCCATTTTAAAAATCAAAATGAATCTTGATTGTATTTCCGACAGGGCGATGAAAGAATTAACCGAGGTATCAAGACATATAGCTGAAATTGCAAATCTTCCGCAGTCTGCTCATCAACCGTTTGTCGGGCGTTCTGCCTTTGCTCACAAAGGTGGGATCCATGTTTCGGCAATCCTTAAAAATTCTAAAACCTATGAACACATAAATCCCGAACTGGTTGGAAATGCAAGAAGAGTTACAATTTCTGACCAATCAGGAATTTCCAATTTAATGTATAAGGCCGAAAAGTATGGGTTGAAGATTGATAGTAAATCAAAAGAGGTGAAAGGTTTAGTCCAAAAATTAAAAGAACTGGAACATGAAGGATATCAGTTTGAAGAGGGGGAAGCAAGCTTTGAGCTTTTAGTAAAAAGGATTCTTGGTGTCGCAAAGCCATTATTCGAGCTTGACCATTACGAGATAAAAATGTCCCAAAAAAGTGAAAAAGATTTTGTTGTTGAGGCATATGTAAAAGTCAAAGTGTCCGGGACGGTTTATGAATCAAAAGCAAAAGGCGACGGGCCGATCAACGCTTTGGATGGAGCTTTGCGTAAAGTGTTGGAGAAAAAATATCCAAAAATCAAGAATATAAAGCTTACAGATTATAAAGTGAGAGTTTTGGATTCAAAAGAGGGGACTGCGGCACGCGTTCGCGTTATTATCGAATCCTGCGATTGCGATAAATGCTGGGGAACTGTCGGTGTTTCTACAAATGTTATAGAAGCTTCTTATTTGGCTCTTGTTGATTCGTTGGAATATGGATTATTAGAATAACCAATGTCCAATGACCAATATCCAATGAGTAATGAAAATAAAATTTATCGGATTCTTGATGCAAATATAAACCGCGCGATGGAGGGGATTCGGGTGGCGGAAGAGGTTGTCCGTTTTATTCTTGAAGACAAAAAACTTACCCGTAAGTTAAAGGCTCTCCGCGGTGATTTAAAAAGAACTGTCAATCAAATCCCAAAGAAAAAACTTTTGTCAGCGAGAAATTCCCTCTTTGATGTCGGAGGGAAACTTTATACAAAAGAAGAGAAGAGTAGAAAATCGATCAAAAGCATTTTCAAGTCTAATATAAAAAGGGCACAGGAGGCTGTACGGGTTTTGGAAGAGTTTATAAAGCTGATTGATCCTAAACTTGGAAAAAGCTTTAAAAATATCAGGTTTAATCTCTATGAGATTGAAAAGCAAAGTGAAGTAAAAATAGTGAGAGTAAAACTGCAACCAGTGGTTGCATAAAAACTCTCACCAATGGTGCGAGAATTTTCAAGGCTCATTATTTTTTAATTTCGTGATATAATTTTAATGCTATGAACCAGCCAATAACCGCAAAAATAAATAATAAAGGACATTTTGAAATAGGCGGGTGCGATTGCGTTGATATTGCATCCGAGTT from candidate division WOR-1 bacterium RIFOXYB2_FULL_36_35 carries:
- a CDS encoding citramalate synthase, translating into MRKIFLYDTTLRDGAQTEGISFTVKDKLKIVSLLDDLGIDYIEGGWPGSNPKDIEFFKEAKKLKLKHAKIAAFSSTKRANIKIEEDKNIQTLLEADTPVFTIFGKTWDFHVTDALKTTLEENLNMISDTVSYLKSKGKEVVFDAEHFFDGFKNNPEYAFKCLKSAEDAGADILCLCDTNGGTLSFEIEKILAEVKKHIKIYFGIHAHNDSECAVSVSEMAVFCGATQVQGTINGYGERCGNANLCSILPILKIKMNLDCISDRAMKELTEVSRHIAEIANLPQSAHQPFVGRSAFAHKGGIHVSAILKNSKTYEHINPELVGNARRVTISDQSGISNLMYKAEKYGLKIDSKSKEVKGLVQKLKELEHEGYQFEEGEASFELLVKRILGVAKPLFELDHYEIKMSQKSEKDFVVEAYVKVKVSGTVYESKAKGDGPINALDGALRKVLEKKYPKIKNIKLTDYKVRVLDSKEGTAARVRVIIESCDCDKCWGTVGVSTNVIEASYLALVDSLEYGLLE